One segment of Radiobacillus kanasensis DNA contains the following:
- a CDS encoding GNAT family N-acetyltransferase codes for MITELNTRDFYKCKSLINEKGNLEVKAVIEGINPGRIFVDNNDSPKTGLIWLGNNDGFFFIGNEENKIFNNNIIDFIDKTIVPEAKKLQVNYFIGIGNHQRWDKTIEKLFEHRQMKMSNQKVYELQKANYKEKFNPTIDQEYKVLKINKVLYENNDQSLENIEFLRSKILEFWTSPESFFNKGIGYCIAYNNKIVSVCFSGFVVENMHAIDIETIEAYQGNKLAQKIAHYVVNDCISNGMVPYWDCMETNKPSNAIAQNMGFTNVFNYVVYMFPLE; via the coding sequence TTGATTACTGAACTAAACACGAGAGATTTTTATAAATGTAAAAGTTTAATAAATGAGAAAGGCAATTTAGAAGTTAAAGCAGTAATTGAAGGAATAAATCCTGGTCGTATATTTGTAGATAATAACGATTCTCCTAAAACAGGACTTATTTGGTTAGGTAATAATGATGGGTTTTTCTTTATTGGCAATGAAGAAAATAAGATATTTAATAATAATATAATCGATTTTATCGATAAAACAATAGTTCCTGAAGCAAAGAAACTTCAAGTAAATTATTTTATAGGAATTGGTAATCACCAAAGATGGGATAAGACCATAGAAAAACTCTTTGAACATCGTCAAATGAAAATGTCGAATCAGAAAGTTTATGAGTTGCAAAAAGCTAATTATAAGGAAAAATTCAATCCTACGATTGATCAAGAATACAAGGTTTTAAAAATAAATAAGGTCCTTTATGAAAACAATGATCAATCACTTGAAAACATTGAATTCTTACGCTCAAAGATATTAGAGTTTTGGACTTCACCCGAAAGTTTTTTTAACAAAGGAATTGGCTATTGTATTGCCTATAATAATAAGATTGTGAGTGTATGTTTTTCAGGATTTGTAGTTGAAAATATGCACGCTATTGATATAGAAACAATAGAGGCATATCAGGGCAATAAATTAGCTCAAAAGATAGCCCACTATGTTGTAAACGATTGTATTAGCAATGGTATGGTTCCGTACTGGGATTGCATGGAGACAAACAAGCCCTCTAATGCAATTGCACAAAATATGGGGTTTACAAATGTTTTCAACTATGTAGTGTATATGTTTCCGCTTGAGTAA
- a CDS encoding SDR family oxidoreductase: MENLQSKVVIITGASSGIGEATAKYLAHHGARLVLAARREDRMRTIVDNILQEGGNAVYMQTDVTNAEDMQRLTEYALEKFGQTDVLINNAGVQLNSHLHELKMNEWEQTIDVNIKGVLNGIAAVLPTMRKQKSGHIINISSVMGHRIIPTTTVYSASKSAVRAISEGLRQEESTDSGIRSTIISPGMTATGVLEEYSDYPSLSPSAVSQAIAYAINQPDDANVNEIVIRPTLQTI, from the coding sequence ATGGAAAACTTACAATCTAAGGTCGTTATTATTACAGGGGCATCCAGTGGAATTGGAGAAGCCACTGCCAAGTACTTAGCTCATCATGGAGCAAGACTTGTGTTGGCAGCAAGAAGAGAGGATCGAATGAGAACCATTGTAGACAACATTCTTCAAGAGGGTGGTAACGCAGTTTATATGCAGACAGATGTTACTAATGCTGAAGACATGCAAAGATTGACAGAATATGCGTTGGAAAAGTTTGGGCAAACTGATGTTCTTATCAATAATGCGGGTGTTCAGTTGAATTCTCATTTACATGAACTTAAAATGAACGAATGGGAGCAAACCATTGATGTAAATATCAAGGGAGTTCTTAACGGCATTGCTGCAGTATTGCCTACAATGAGGAAACAAAAATCAGGACATATTATCAACATATCTTCCGTGATGGGACATAGGATTATCCCGACAACTACTGTATACAGCGCAAGCAAGTCTGCTGTCCGCGCAATCTCGGAAGGGCTGCGTCAGGAAGAATCAACGGATTCTGGGATTCGGTCTACAATCATCTCACCCGGAATGACCGCGACTGGTGTGTTGGAAGAGTATTCAGACTATCCAAGTCTTTCCCCATCCGCTGTCTCACAGGCTATTGCGTATGCAATCAATCAGCCTGATGATGCCAACGTAAACGAGATTGTCATCAGACCTACGTTGCAAACAATATAA
- a CDS encoding TetR/AcrR family transcriptional regulator translates to METKTDRRILRTKKAINEAFLGLLTEKEFDRITINDISERANVNRGTFYLHYMDKYDLLDHSIDDHLNRMIFSCTFTKFTEEKLEKTEAIEALKSLFIYVEENFIFFSSMLSNKKTSAFRERMMALLSSGMQKKIQMQGINQNIDKELIVQFMTTAFVGTVESWILNNMPQPPQWMAEQIWTLFERNGCK, encoded by the coding sequence ATGGAAACCAAAACAGATAGACGAATTCTTAGAACGAAAAAAGCCATTAATGAAGCGTTTTTGGGATTGCTTACGGAAAAAGAATTTGATCGAATTACCATTAATGACATTTCCGAACGTGCTAATGTGAATCGCGGGACTTTTTATCTTCATTATATGGATAAGTATGATTTGTTAGATCATAGTATCGATGATCATTTGAACAGAATGATTTTCTCTTGTACCTTTACCAAGTTTACAGAGGAAAAACTGGAGAAGACTGAGGCAATTGAGGCGCTGAAGTCCTTGTTTATTTATGTTGAGGAGAATTTCATATTCTTTTCTTCCATGCTATCCAATAAAAAAACTTCCGCATTTCGGGAACGGATGATGGCATTGCTTTCGTCTGGTATGCAGAAGAAAATTCAGATGCAGGGCATCAATCAGAACATAGATAAGGAATTGATTGTACAATTTATGACCACAGCCTTTGTCGGAACGGTGGAGAGCTGGATACTGAATAACATGCCACAGCCACCTCAATGGATGGCAGAGCAAATATGGACATTATTTGAACGGAATGGTTGTAAATAA